One window of the Chryseobacterium sp. CY350 genome contains the following:
- a CDS encoding PIG-L family deacetylase, whose amino-acid sequence MFKKVLTIFILGFFTVFCSAQQVRPSKSSEIYRDLKTLKNIPKVLYLAAHPDDENTGLLSWLINDQNVETGYLSLTRGDGGQNLLGIEQGAALGLIRTHELLEARKLDGAQQFFTRAIDFGFSKNTTDTFKQWDENTITADVVWVIRNFRPDVIICRFPPTAAAGHGQHAASAVLAEKAFKLAGDKTAFPNQLKYVNVWQPKRLLWNTFRFGSVNTTAENQMKITVGQYDAQLGLGYGELAGLSRSLHKSQGAGTQSVAGIKTEYFSHVAGEPAKSTLFDGVVKNWTAKGNADIEQSLDKIISAFNFNQPDLSLPSLLVLRKKVMALKDSDLKKDKIKSLDHIILSCAGFMGEVVTNQAEAVAGDQYIFKLNLISRAENPVVLENVKWLNQSENVNRKLSKDSLITIQHDIQIPADAAFTEPYWLAKPAKDAATFSVPNDTLIGLPEAESSLNVLVGLKIGSQTFQVKLPLSFKKLDPVRGDVVEGLRIVPALELKFTQPLYLVKENEDLRLSLNFKVNSNKKFSNGKLNLLYKGEQLGGGDLKSINGKDFTVDYVIPKAKLAAIKSNQLQLEANFVADGISYNKKQVLIQYPHLPSLQYFTPAMVPVMKGDIQVKVKKVGYIQGAGDFIPEFLRIAGIQVDVLKDEDFYGNLDESAGNRSQNKLSQYDAIVLGVRANNTEKKLGRWMPFLWSYVKGGGNLVMQYNTNQDTTVDQLGMYSFSIANKRVTEENAEVKFLNPNHKLLNFPNKITADDFNGWVQERGAYFPDKWDPAYEPLFEMHDTGEEPLQGSTLYTKYGKGNFIYTPLAFFRQLPAGNVGAARLFLNFLSAQKN is encoded by the coding sequence ATGTTCAAAAAAGTACTTACGATATTTATTCTCGGCTTTTTCACGGTTTTTTGTTCGGCCCAGCAGGTTCGGCCCTCAAAATCATCTGAAATTTACCGCGATCTCAAAACCCTCAAAAATATTCCGAAAGTCTTATATCTCGCCGCTCATCCCGATGATGAAAATACGGGATTACTCTCCTGGTTAATCAATGACCAGAATGTGGAAACAGGCTATTTGTCCTTAACGAGAGGTGATGGCGGACAGAATTTATTAGGAATAGAACAAGGTGCAGCGTTGGGTTTGATCAGAACACACGAACTTTTGGAGGCAAGAAAATTAGACGGTGCCCAACAGTTTTTTACCCGCGCGATTGATTTCGGTTTTTCTAAAAATACAACCGACACTTTTAAACAATGGGATGAAAACACCATTACGGCCGATGTCGTTTGGGTTATCCGCAATTTCCGTCCTGATGTGATTATTTGCCGTTTTCCACCTACTGCGGCGGCGGGACACGGGCAACATGCTGCTTCGGCTGTACTTGCGGAAAAAGCGTTTAAGTTAGCGGGTGATAAAACTGCGTTCCCAAATCAATTGAAATATGTGAATGTATGGCAGCCTAAACGTTTGTTGTGGAATACTTTCCGCTTTGGTTCTGTCAATACGACTGCCGAAAATCAAATGAAAATTACCGTTGGGCAATACGACGCACAACTGGGATTAGGATATGGTGAACTGGCAGGATTGAGCAGAAGCTTACATAAAAGTCAAGGCGCAGGAACACAGTCTGTCGCAGGAATCAAAACTGAATATTTCAGTCACGTTGCCGGTGAGCCCGCAAAATCAACACTTTTTGATGGCGTAGTTAAAAACTGGACTGCAAAAGGAAACGCTGATATTGAACAATCTTTGGACAAAATTATTTCCGCTTTCAATTTTAATCAACCTGACTTGAGCTTACCCTCTTTATTGGTTTTAAGAAAAAAAGTGATGGCGCTGAAAGATTCAGATTTAAAAAAGGATAAAATCAAATCTCTTGATCATATTATTTTAAGCTGTGCCGGTTTTATGGGCGAGGTCGTGACCAATCAGGCTGAAGCGGTTGCCGGAGACCAGTATATTTTTAAATTAAATCTAATTTCAAGAGCTGAAAATCCTGTTGTTTTAGAAAATGTAAAATGGCTGAATCAGTCAGAAAACGTCAACAGAAAACTGTCTAAAGATTCTTTAATTACCATTCAGCACGATATTCAGATTCCTGCTGATGCAGCATTCACGGAACCTTACTGGTTAGCTAAACCAGCCAAAGATGCGGCCACTTTCTCTGTTCCGAATGATACTTTAATCGGTTTGCCCGAAGCAGAATCATCACTGAATGTTTTAGTTGGTTTAAAAATAGGTTCGCAAACATTTCAGGTTAAACTTCCTTTATCTTTCAAAAAATTAGACCCGGTGCGTGGTGATGTAGTTGAAGGCTTGCGCATTGTTCCTGCATTGGAACTGAAATTTACACAACCGCTTTATTTAGTCAAAGAAAATGAAGATTTACGTTTGAGTTTAAATTTTAAGGTTAATTCGAACAAAAAGTTCAGTAATGGAAAATTAAACCTTTTATATAAAGGAGAACAATTAGGCGGCGGTGATTTAAAATCCATTAATGGAAAAGATTTTACGGTCGATTATGTCATTCCAAAAGCTAAATTGGCCGCCATAAAATCAAATCAGTTACAATTGGAAGCCAATTTTGTTGCAGATGGGATCAGTTATAACAAAAAACAGGTATTAATTCAGTATCCGCATCTTCCTTCCTTACAATATTTTACGCCTGCGATGGTACCCGTGATGAAAGGTGATATTCAGGTGAAGGTTAAAAAAGTGGGTTACATACAAGGTGCGGGCGATTTTATTCCTGAGTTTTTACGTATTGCGGGTATTCAGGTTGATGTACTGAAAGATGAAGATTTTTATGGCAACTTAGATGAATCTGCAGGAAACAGAAGTCAAAACAAGTTATCACAATATGATGCCATCGTATTGGGTGTTCGTGCAAATAATACTGAGAAAAAACTGGGTCGTTGGATGCCTTTTTTATGGTCTTACGTGAAAGGCGGCGGTAATCTGGTGATGCAGTACAACACCAATCAGGATACAACTGTTGACCAGTTGGGAATGTACAGCTTCAGTATTGCCAATAAACGGGTTACCGAAGAAAATGCTGAGGTTAAGTTTTTAAATCCAAATCATAAATTACTCAACTTTCCAAACAAAATTACTGCAGATGATTTTAATGGTTGGGTGCAGGAGCGTGGCGCTTACTTCCCGGACAAATGGGATCCGGCATACGAACCGCTTTTTGAAATGCACGATACGGGCGAAGAACCTCTGCAGGGTTCAACTTTGTATACGAAATATGGAAAAGGCAATTTTATTTATACTCCGTTGGCATTTTTCAGACAGTTGCCTGCAGGAAATGTGGGCGCGGCGCGTTTATTTTTAAACTTTTTATCTGCACAGAAAAACTGA
- a CDS encoding pyridoxamine 5'-phosphate oxidase family protein: MKKASLQTIAKKMKDLDFCMMTTVDGKGITHSRPMSNNGKVEYDGDSWFFTYEDSNKVQQIKNDHRVSLIYQTDDMLFIDCYGTATIVKDKEVLQEKWIDELEQWFPEGIDTPGICLVKVTSKRVSFWHKEEEGEYISS, encoded by the coding sequence ATGAAAAAAGCATCACTGCAAACAATTGCAAAAAAAATGAAAGATCTCGACTTCTGTATGATGACAACAGTTGACGGGAAAGGAATTACTCACTCAAGACCTATGAGTAATAACGGAAAAGTTGAATATGATGGCGACTCATGGTTTTTCACGTATGAAGACAGTAATAAAGTTCAACAGATTAAAAATGATCACAGAGTTAGCCTGATTTATCAAACTGATGATATGCTGTTCATCGATTGCTATGGCACAGCAACTATCGTAAAAGATAAAGAAGTTTTACAGGAAAAGTGGATTGATGAACTCGAACAATGGTTTCCCGAAGGTATCGACACACCCGGAATTTGTTTGGTAAAAGTAACATCCAAACGTGTTTCCTTCTGGCATAAAGAAGAAGAAGGCGAATATATTTCTTCATAA
- a CDS encoding Atu1372/SO_1960 family protein yields MRRAKIYLMLIFLLITTIKAMAQDNNARVLVLIYSDSGGTYELAKEVKTGIESGGNVSAVIKQVMPSANAKLKDIPVATVEELPTYDGIAFGSPVYFGNISTGMSAFLAKTVDLWTSHSLEGMPATVFMSAGSGAGKELALQSFWNSLAVHGMVLMPSGIRGNEKIDKEIPQGNSVLGTTSLASLKSTERPSKSERFLAELQGESFSKIVLGLKGTFEKKNLKMKEMKDINKVLEERHIILPKAPAPVGNYSPFSRSGNLVFINQVALKDGKILNPGKVGVDITNEQAKEATRQTMLNVISVLKEAVGGDLNKVKKCVQLTGIFNTDGNFTDHAALMNAASDLTVDVFGEKGKHARGTLGAYSLPVNSTVEIQAIFEVE; encoded by the coding sequence ATGAGACGAGCAAAAATATATTTGATGTTGATTTTTTTATTAATAACAACAATAAAAGCAATGGCACAAGATAATAACGCAAGAGTACTTGTCCTGATTTATTCGGATAGCGGCGGTACTTATGAACTGGCGAAAGAAGTCAAAACAGGGATAGAAAGCGGAGGCAATGTTTCGGCAGTTATAAAGCAGGTAATGCCTTCTGCAAATGCGAAGCTGAAGGATATCCCTGTTGCAACGGTAGAAGAATTGCCAACTTATGACGGAATAGCATTCGGATCTCCCGTTTATTTTGGAAATATAAGTACTGGAATGAGTGCGTTTTTGGCAAAAACAGTAGATCTTTGGACGAGTCATTCGCTGGAGGGAATGCCTGCAACCGTTTTTATGTCTGCCGGAAGTGGCGCAGGAAAAGAGCTGGCGCTGCAATCATTCTGGAACAGCCTTGCAGTGCATGGAATGGTATTGATGCCAAGCGGAATCCGCGGGAATGAAAAAATTGATAAAGAGATTCCGCAAGGCAACTCGGTTTTGGGGACAACAAGCCTGGCCTCACTAAAAAGCACAGAACGTCCAAGTAAAAGCGAGCGTTTTCTGGCCGAATTGCAAGGCGAGAGTTTTTCCAAAATTGTGTTGGGACTAAAAGGTACTTTCGAAAAAAAGAATTTGAAGATGAAAGAAATGAAAGACATCAACAAAGTATTAGAAGAGAGGCATATTATTCTTCCAAAAGCACCGGCTCCGGTGGGAAATTACAGTCCGTTTTCGCGTTCGGGTAATTTGGTTTTCATCAACCAGGTGGCATTGAAAGATGGAAAAATTCTAAATCCAGGGAAAGTTGGGGTAGATATAACTAACGAGCAAGCGAAGGAAGCAACCAGGCAAACGATGCTGAACGTTATATCTGTTTTAAAAGAAGCTGTGGGAGGAGATCTTAATAAAGTAAAAAAATGTGTACAGCTTACCGGCATTTTCAATACGGATGGTAATTTTACAGATCATGCGGCATTGATGAATGCTGCTTCCGACCTTACTGTAGATGTTTTCGGCGAAAAGGGAAAGCACGCTAGAGGAACTTTAGGAGCCTATTCTCTGCCCGTAAATTCGACTGTAGAGATCCAGGCAATTTTTGAAGTTGAATAA
- a CDS encoding substrate-binding domain-containing protein, producing MLALKFFSFLKAYRMLFLLFFLIFFSCKKSQKTSDKITIGFSQGLGNHPWRLAMNHSMEIQASLHSEVELNIQKAESSVNKQVQDIQKMIDRKVDVIIISPIDPESLVPVVEKATAKNIPVILLDRKINSEKYTTYIGADNVEIGKEAANYILSDSKNYKKVIEIRGDDQSSPTIERSLGFQEIIRNNPNTDLIKTFRGLPADAFGKTLDSLGNQSLYVFAFNDELATNAWQVARNSGLENQIKFIGVDGLNTKDGGIQMVLDGKLNATLLYPSGGAEAIETAIKIYNGVAVPKRIKLSTTIIDRMNAEIMRNQFDKIIEQQGVIENQVQAVKKQIELYSSQKELFRWSVVLLILMFCLVAYSIYLIYAIKIKNKQLTLTNDRITIQRNQIETIANELKDSNEARVNFFTGLSHEFKTPITLILSSLESLMDSGKSKSTKPSYELELINKNSNRLLRLVDNLLDFRKIENQNFNLRVSKTNIYDFTYAIFRDFENEAKKRNIKFEIHSQNKNLELYIDRNLMDKVYFNLLSNAFKFTPDNGKIEITVQEKGNQVVISFRDNGIGIPEKEISNVFEAYFKGSNNRKNSSGIGLHLSRQFIELHLGKIEVNSFQGTEFVISLYKGNKHFNEDQMIKEPSLSDAKSLAKDDFFTGLENETIIQNHESQGERYSLLLVEDNSDLSFFLSKKLQNEFEVMVSDGTDAIDKALREIPDIIVCDVNLPDKNGFEICEILKNDLRTSHIPVILLTALDNKESYLQGLKSGVDLYLTKPFSYTILIQSLRALLYNREKLRYYYTNNIGRIVDSKSFGSIEQTFVNNLNQLIKTNIDNADFSVENLADLLNISRIQLYRKIKAMFDVNVSDYINNFRLEQAKSMLQNHELTISEIAYKTGFSSPNYFSTVFKNKFGVSPNAFRKFEGKE from the coding sequence ATGTTAGCACTAAAATTTTTCAGTTTTCTTAAGGCTTATAGAATGTTATTCCTTCTGTTTTTCCTTATTTTTTTTTCTTGTAAAAAATCGCAGAAAACTTCAGACAAAATTACTATCGGATTTTCGCAGGGCTTGGGAAATCATCCGTGGAGATTGGCAATGAACCATTCAATGGAGATACAGGCATCGCTTCATTCCGAAGTGGAGCTGAATATACAGAAAGCAGAAAGTTCTGTTAATAAGCAGGTTCAGGATATACAAAAAATGATTGATCGCAAGGTGGATGTGATTATCATTTCACCAATTGATCCCGAATCCTTGGTTCCTGTAGTGGAAAAAGCGACTGCCAAAAATATTCCAGTTATTTTGCTCGACAGGAAGATCAATTCAGAAAAATATACGACCTACATTGGCGCAGATAACGTGGAAATTGGTAAAGAAGCGGCAAATTATATTCTTTCAGATTCTAAAAATTATAAAAAAGTAATCGAAATAAGAGGCGATGACCAATCTTCCCCGACCATAGAAAGAAGTCTCGGCTTTCAGGAAATCATCAGAAATAATCCCAATACAGATCTCATCAAAACATTTAGAGGCCTTCCGGCGGACGCTTTCGGGAAAACGCTGGATTCCTTGGGGAATCAAAGTCTGTATGTTTTTGCCTTTAATGATGAGCTTGCCACCAATGCGTGGCAGGTTGCAAGGAATTCCGGCTTGGAAAATCAAATCAAATTTATCGGTGTTGATGGATTAAATACAAAAGACGGTGGAATCCAAATGGTTCTGGACGGAAAGCTGAACGCTACTTTACTTTACCCGAGTGGTGGAGCAGAAGCCATTGAGACTGCAATTAAAATTTATAACGGTGTTGCCGTTCCTAAACGCATCAAGCTCAGCACAACGATCATTGACCGAATGAATGCTGAAATTATGCGCAATCAGTTTGATAAAATCATCGAACAGCAGGGTGTTATAGAAAATCAGGTACAGGCGGTTAAAAAACAGATAGAGCTTTATTCTTCTCAAAAAGAATTGTTCCGATGGTCTGTAGTATTGTTGATATTGATGTTTTGCCTGGTTGCTTATTCTATTTACCTTATTTATGCGATCAAGATAAAAAATAAACAGCTTACGCTTACCAACGACAGAATTACTATTCAAAGAAACCAGATTGAAACCATTGCCAATGAGTTGAAAGACAGTAATGAAGCGAGGGTTAATTTTTTCACCGGATTGTCTCACGAATTTAAAACACCCATTACGCTTATTCTCAGTTCATTGGAATCTTTGATGGATTCTGGCAAATCTAAAAGTACAAAACCATCATACGAGCTGGAGCTGATAAATAAAAACTCCAACAGATTATTACGATTGGTAGATAACTTGCTGGATTTTAGAAAAATAGAAAATCAAAATTTTAACCTAAGAGTTTCAAAAACGAATATTTACGATTTTACTTATGCAATTTTTCGTGATTTTGAAAATGAAGCTAAGAAAAGAAATATCAAATTCGAAATCCATTCACAGAATAAAAACCTTGAGCTCTACATCGACAGAAACCTGATGGATAAAGTTTATTTCAACCTTTTGTCCAATGCTTTCAAATTTACACCGGACAATGGAAAGATTGAAATCACGGTTCAGGAAAAAGGAAATCAGGTGGTCATCAGCTTCAGAGATAACGGAATCGGAATTCCCGAAAAAGAGATCAGCAATGTCTTTGAAGCTTATTTCAAAGGCTCCAACAACAGAAAAAACAGTTCAGGAATCGGACTTCATCTTAGCAGACAGTTTATTGAGCTTCATCTTGGGAAAATAGAAGTGAACTCTTTTCAGGGAACGGAGTTTGTCATCAGTCTTTATAAGGGAAACAAGCATTTCAACGAAGACCAAATGATAAAAGAACCTAGTCTCTCAGATGCTAAAAGTCTGGCAAAAGATGATTTTTTTACAGGATTGGAAAATGAGACGATTATCCAAAATCATGAATCTCAGGGCGAACGTTATTCGCTTCTTTTGGTAGAGGATAATTCAGATTTGTCCTTCTTTTTAAGCAAGAAGCTGCAGAATGAGTTTGAGGTGATGGTTTCTGACGGTACGGATGCGATTGATAAGGCTTTGAGGGAAATTCCAGATATTATCGTATGTGATGTCAATCTTCCGGACAAAAATGGTTTTGAAATCTGTGAAATCCTAAAAAACGATCTTCGCACCTCGCATATCCCGGTCATTCTTCTGACAGCTTTGGACAATAAAGAATCTTATCTGCAAGGTTTAAAATCCGGGGTTGATCTTTATCTTACGAAACCTTTCAGTTACACGATTCTGATACAGTCGCTGCGTGCGTTGCTTTACAACCGTGAAAAACTACGTTATTACTATACAAACAATATCGGCAGGATTGTGGACAGTAAATCGTTCGGAAGCATAGAACAGACGTTTGTGAACAATCTCAATCAACTTATCAAAACTAATATCGACAATGCAGATTTTTCAGTAGAAAATCTTGCAGACCTGCTTAATATTTCCAGAATCCAGCTGTATAGAAAGATAAAAGCAATGTTTGATGTGAATGTGAGCGATTATATCAACAATTTCCGTCTGGAACAGGCCAAATCGATGCTGCAAAATCATGAAC
- a CDS encoding helix-turn-helix domain-containing protein yields the protein MQNDNLKCGMTEIQKGIFTDDALPAPYVWYEKDWQHDEYMHSHEHYQMTYVAEGYQYFHIEQKIYLVPKNHVIWIPKNKEHRTTSEADTVDLMVVLFRSVPTQDFYRDVHVFSAPAVLREMLLYASKWNKHRERNPEKLTFLRAILVSLPNFCDENDRLQIPVPKNVRLIKICNYINQNCKYGFDIDEMAAKAQMSVRTLQRSFKKETGITIQKYLQLVRILKSVEFLDAQKYTLSEIAFKVGYKSLPAFTSSFYSVMKTKIKQRI from the coding sequence ATGCAGAACGACAATCTGAAATGCGGAATGACCGAGATTCAAAAAGGTATATTTACGGATGACGCATTACCTGCTCCGTACGTTTGGTACGAGAAAGATTGGCAGCACGATGAGTACATGCACAGCCACGAACACTACCAAATGACTTATGTTGCCGAAGGCTATCAGTATTTCCATATTGAACAGAAAATTTATCTCGTACCAAAGAATCACGTGATTTGGATCCCAAAAAACAAGGAGCACCGTACTACTTCGGAAGCGGACACAGTGGATCTAATGGTGGTATTATTCCGTTCTGTACCAACGCAGGATTTCTACAGAGATGTACACGTGTTCTCCGCACCTGCAGTCTTGAGAGAAATGTTGTTATACGCCTCCAAATGGAATAAACACCGCGAAAGAAATCCGGAGAAACTTACTTTTCTGAGAGCAATTTTGGTAAGTCTTCCTAATTTCTGCGACGAAAATGATCGCCTTCAAATTCCTGTTCCCAAAAATGTGCGGCTTATAAAAATTTGCAATTATATCAACCAGAATTGCAAGTATGGATTTGACATCGACGAAATGGCTGCTAAAGCACAGATGTCAGTAAGGACGTTACAACGATCATTTAAAAAAGAAACTGGAATAACGATCCAAAAATACCTGCAGCTTGTGCGGATTCTTAAAAGCGTTGAATTCCTGGATGCCCAAAAATACACGCTTAGTGAAATCGCATTTAAAGTGGGATACAAGAGTTTGCCTGCATTTACATCCTCTTTTTATTCGGTGATGAAAACAAAAATCAAACAGCGGATTTGA
- a CDS encoding DUF2911 domain-containing protein encodes MRAIIKSAAMVVAAMTISVNAFGQEAKKPASPAMTATGKIKDANITIAYSSPSVKERKVWGELVPYNKVWRAGANDATTFETSKDITVQGKKLPAGKYSFFLIPKESGTWTAVFNKEPKQWGAYKYEESKDALRVDVRTKPLSSTQETLMYKVDSKGFTMDWDKISVPVEIK; translated from the coding sequence ATGAGAGCAATAATTAAATCTGCTGCAATGGTTGTAGCCGCAATGACAATTTCTGTCAATGCATTCGGACAGGAAGCCAAAAAGCCGGCGAGTCCTGCAATGACTGCAACCGGAAAAATTAAAGATGCAAACATCACGATCGCCTATAGCAGTCCGTCTGTAAAAGAGCGTAAAGTTTGGGGCGAATTAGTTCCTTACAATAAAGTTTGGCGTGCAGGTGCGAATGATGCAACTACTTTCGAAACAAGCAAGGATATTACCGTTCAGGGGAAAAAACTTCCTGCAGGTAAATACAGTTTTTTCTTAATTCCGAAAGAATCAGGAACGTGGACTGCGGTTTTTAATAAAGAACCAAAACAATGGGGCGCTTATAAATACGAAGAATCGAAAGATGCTTTGCGCGTTGATGTCAGAACAAAACCGCTATCGTCAACGCAGGAAACTTTAATGTACAAGGTAGACAGCAAAGGTTTTACAATGGATTGGGATAAAATCTCAGTTCCTGTAGAAATTAAATAG
- a CDS encoding sodium:solute symporter, with the protein MSTIDWTALIFTLVGVVVYGVWIGRGQKSNESYLKADNKMPWYIVLIGIMATQASAITFISAPGQAYTDGMRFVQYYFGLPLAMIVICITFIPIFQRLNVYTAYEYLENRFDKKTRVLTSLLFLFSRGLSTGISIYAPSIILSSVLNWDIYLTNVLTGGILLIYTYIGGAKAIAHTQKLQFLIILGTMAFAGYLLIQNMPNGIGFKDALYLAGKSGKLNVITTEFDWKDKYNIWSGLIGGFFLALSYFGTDQSQVGRYITAKDNTNAKMGLLLNGLVKIPMQFAILLIGALLFAFFSLKPAPVYFNERSYQHLKETKPEQAAVFEKEHQDLQAKFNSESKEILKLKETQSPQLNNKIEDFKNTQTQVKALHSRVEEAINNLKYNAEKTDTNYIFLYFVKNTLPVGMIGLLFAVIFLASWGSISAALNSLAACSLKDVHLIFKKEIPDDATELKYSRLHTLAWGIFSIGVAMFATQMGSLIEAVNVLGSLFYGPILGIFLVAFYFKKVRGANVFISAILSEITVIAIYNFDIVSFLWLNVIGAAAVIIFSAVGLIFYKPKAVSS; encoded by the coding sequence ATGAGTACGATAGACTGGACTGCTCTTATTTTTACGCTGGTTGGCGTTGTCGTTTATGGCGTATGGATCGGCCGTGGCCAGAAAAGCAACGAATCTTACCTGAAAGCAGACAATAAAATGCCCTGGTACATTGTGCTGATCGGTATTATGGCGACTCAGGCAAGCGCAATTACTTTTATTTCGGCACCGGGTCAGGCTTATACAGACGGAATGCGTTTCGTGCAGTATTATTTTGGTCTGCCTTTGGCGATGATTGTCATCTGTATCACCTTCATCCCAATTTTTCAGCGTTTAAATGTTTATACGGCTTATGAATATCTGGAAAACCGTTTTGATAAAAAAACAAGAGTACTCACTTCACTGCTTTTCCTTTTTTCGAGAGGCTTATCGACAGGAATAAGCATTTACGCACCGAGCATCATCCTTTCAAGTGTTTTAAACTGGGATATTTATCTGACTAATGTTTTGACGGGCGGGATTCTGTTGATTTACACCTACATTGGCGGTGCAAAAGCAATTGCCCACACCCAAAAATTACAGTTTCTCATTATTCTCGGAACAATGGCTTTTGCAGGTTATCTGCTGATCCAGAATATGCCGAATGGAATCGGATTTAAAGATGCGCTTTATCTGGCAGGAAAATCTGGAAAGCTGAATGTCATCACCACAGAATTCGACTGGAAGGATAAATACAACATCTGGAGCGGGCTGATCGGCGGTTTTTTCCTGGCACTTTCTTACTTCGGAACCGACCAGAGTCAGGTTGGGAGATATATTACGGCGAAAGACAATACGAATGCAAAAATGGGCTTGCTGCTGAATGGTTTGGTTAAAATTCCGATGCAGTTTGCTATTCTTTTAATTGGTGCTTTGCTTTTTGCTTTCTTTTCGCTAAAGCCGGCGCCGGTTTATTTTAATGAACGTTCTTATCAGCATTTAAAGGAAACAAAACCTGAACAGGCCGCGGTTTTTGAAAAAGAACATCAGGATCTGCAAGCCAAATTCAATTCAGAATCGAAAGAAATTTTGAAGTTAAAGGAAACTCAGTCTCCGCAACTTAATAATAAAATTGAGGATTTTAAAAATACACAAACTCAGGTGAAAGCACTTCACAGCAGGGTAGAAGAAGCCATCAACAATTTAAAATACAATGCAGAAAAAACGGATACCAATTATATTTTCCTGTATTTCGTAAAAAATACTTTGCCTGTCGGGATGATCGGTTTACTGTTTGCCGTGATTTTTCTGGCGAGTTGGGGTTCAATTTCTGCAGCACTGAATTCTCTTGCGGCCTGTTCACTGAAAGATGTTCATTTAATATTCAAAAAAGAAATTCCAGATGATGCAACCGAACTGAAATACAGCCGTCTTCATACTTTAGCGTGGGGGATTTTCTCCATCGGCGTTGCGATGTTTGCCACTCAGATGGGTTCGCTTATTGAAGCGGTGAATGTATTGGGTTCTCTTTTCTACGGCCCGATACTGGGTATTTTCCTTGTTGCTTTTTACTTTAAAAAAGTTAGAGGAGCGAATGTGTTTATTTCGGCAATTTTATCAGAAATCACAGTCATTGCCATCTATAATTTTGATATTGTTTCTTTCCTATGGCTCAATGTGATTGGAGCTGCGGCAGTCATAATATTTTCTGCAGTTGGATTGATTTTTTATAAGCCGAAAGCAGTATCTTCGTAA
- the glf gene encoding UDP-galactopyranose mutase, with amino-acid sequence MYDFLIVGCGFAGAVLAERLANEGKKILIVDKRNHIAGNAFDYYNEDGILIHKYGPHIFHTNSEDVFRYLGQFTEWRPYEHRVLGSVDGLLVPIPINLTTINQLYGKNLTSDEITDFLASKAEKRNPILTSEDVVLNVVGKELYEKFFKGYTKKQWDLDPSELDASVTARVPTRTNRDDRYFTDTFQAMPKTGYTEMFKKMLSHKNISIMLQTDYKDIMDVIPFKTLIYTGPIDSYFDYCFGKLPYRSIDFKFETLNQENYQPTGTVNYPTSNLYTRITEFKFLTGQKNDKTTIVYEYPTAEGDPYYPIPRKQNQEIYNQYKKLAEDHPDVFFTGRLGTYKYYNMDQVVAQSLALFKKLKSREAYVQ; translated from the coding sequence ATGTATGATTTTTTAATAGTAGGCTGCGGTTTCGCCGGAGCAGTTTTAGCAGAACGCCTTGCGAATGAAGGAAAAAAGATATTAATTGTCGATAAACGAAATCATATCGCAGGAAACGCTTTTGATTATTATAACGAAGACGGAATTCTCATTCATAAATACGGTCCTCATATTTTTCACACCAATTCAGAAGATGTATTCAGATATTTAGGGCAATTTACAGAGTGGAGGCCTTATGAACATCGGGTTCTCGGAAGTGTTGACGGATTGCTGGTTCCGATTCCTATTAATCTTACGACGATCAATCAATTATACGGTAAGAATCTTACATCAGATGAGATCACAGATTTTCTGGCTTCAAAAGCTGAAAAAAGAAATCCGATTCTGACTTCGGAAGACGTCGTTCTGAATGTGGTAGGGAAAGAACTCTACGAAAAGTTTTTTAAAGGATATACAAAAAAACAGTGGGATCTTGATCCTTCAGAACTTGATGCATCCGTAACTGCGCGTGTTCCTACCAGAACCAATAGAGATGATCGCTATTTTACAGACACATTTCAGGCCATGCCGAAAACTGGCTATACAGAAATGTTTAAGAAAATGCTTTCACACAAAAATATAAGCATTATGCTTCAGACTGATTATAAGGATATTATGGATGTAATTCCTTTTAAAACTTTGATTTATACAGGCCCGATCGACTCATATTTTGATTATTGTTTCGGTAAATTACCGTATCGTTCTATTGATTTTAAATTTGAAACACTGAATCAGGAAAATTATCAGCCGACAGGAACGGTTAATTATCCAACATCGAATTTATATACGAGAATAACTGAATTTAAATTTCTGACGGGGCAAAAAAACGATAAAACCACTATTGTATATGAATATCCGACTGCCGAGGGAGATCCTTATTATCCGATCCCAAGGAAACAGAATCAGGAAATTTACAATCAATACAAAAAACTGGCAGAAGATCATCCTGATGTTTTTTTTACAGGTCGTTTGGGAACTTACAAATACTACAATATGGATCAGGTAGTTGCGCAGTCACTGGCTTTGTTTAAAAAGTTAAAAAGCAGGGAAGCTTATGTTCAGTAA